ACTAAAGCCGCACTTAATCCAGCAGGACCTCCACCAATGATTGCACATTCATAGATCATAATTGTTTTCATTCCTTTTCATTTCATTTTAGTTATATAACTTCCCATGAAATGCGTGAAGTAAACTGTAGTGTGTGCAGTTTGGTAGAAAGTAGAAGCAACTGGGTTATAAAAATATAGATGCTTCGATTGGCGAAGCTAAAAATGTTTTCAAGTACTAGAGATCTGTTTAAAGCTTTGCGGTTTACTAATTACAGTTCGCACGAGACAAATAGCCCGAAAGGACCGGTTCTGATTTCTTAACTAATGGCCAATAATGCCGATAAATGGAGAAGAGAACTTTATTTCCATATAGCCAGGCGGATAAGTCGAAAAAGATCGTATTCAAGACGTGACTGGCTATTTAGTGCAACACCAAATTTATCGAGTAGAGGAGAATAAGGAGATGAAACAAATTTGGAAAGCCGCGTTTGCACTGATCCTGTTGGTCAGTGTGTTAGGAGCGGGATTGAAAGCAGATGCAGCCGCGAAGCCGGGGACTGCTGAGCCGGTTGAGAAGAAGCCTTATGAGTATGAGTTTGTCGTGGATGAAAATGCAATATATAATGAATTTTTTGGTGCGAAGGAAATGGTGATTACGTTTGATAAAAATATTAATCCAACAATTGCATTCAACGACGTGTATGTCGAGCAGATAGTAGAAGGTAAAAACATAAAAGTACCAATCGTATTACAGTCGTCAGTTAATGGAAACAAACTTACTATCACATTTAAAAACCTAGAATTTGTAGATTATATTGATAAAGAAGACTTCCAGTTAGTAATAAAACAAGGCACGTTATATTTTGATCAGCTGACAGACTATAAATTGCCGTTTAAATTTTATGATTTAACGCCTGGGTTCGAATCCGTTTTTGTCAATGTGGATAATGCTGATAAAATAAATAATAAAATTTTTAAACATAATGAGCCTCGTAATATTAAGATTCAAGTCCCGCCGCTTTATATTACGGATATTGAGACTATTCATCGTTATAATGGTGTCACAGATGTAAAAGCGCCAAATCTATCCAATATCGATGTGATTGCAGATCCTAGAGCGACTAGATTAAAAGTTGAATTAGGAGTAGATAATCAATTTGAAAGAGATTTGGATCGTTCGACAGCGGGTGTGAATGGCTTTTCTATGGGGCAAGCAGGTATTAGTGATCTACTCTGTAAGGATACAAGTATCCTAGAAGAGAACTGCGAAGAATATAATCCAGGTGATGATTTTCAATTAACAGCCTACAGCGAGTCAGGACGTAAACTTGAGACTAGAAATTTTAAAATGCAAATCAATGATCGTCAGAAGGATTTTAAAATTAGTGACTATGTGAAGGCAGATGCGAAACAGTTTGGTAAGCCGATCTCACTTTATGACTTGATGGCGACACCGACTACATTAGAAAAAATTATGGAAGGCACACAGTTAAGTGCGTTGAATAAATTAGGTCTTACTTATTCAGTAGGAAACAGCATTGAAGTAAATAACTTAGAACAACTTCAAATGGCATTAGCTAATGACAAATTTAAAACTATTATTATAAATCATGATATTAGTGTAATGAGTCTACTGGAAGACACGCTTGTAATTGATCGCAATGTCACAATTAAAGGTGGTAAAAATACACCTAAATCCACTATTACAGGACATGTTCAATTAGGAAAAGAAAAGAATAGAATTATACGACTTGAAAATTTGGATATTAATGGAGTCTTAACTGTAAATGTAGGTGAAGAAGGAATAGCAATATTGGATGAGGTAAGTGTTACAGGAACACCAGGACCAAGCACACAAATCATAAGCGGCGGTAAGGATTCTGTTCATCTAAATAATTTCATATCTACTGGTGGGATAGTAGTTCAAAATAAGCAAAAGCTTCGTATTGTTACAACAAATACTACTACTGAACCACTATACATCGACTATAAAGCGCAAGCGCCTGTCGACTTAGAAATAGTTAGCGGGACGGTACATCTAAATTCAGATGATGAATTAACTCTTGATAATGTATTTAACGTAGTTGCTGATGAAACACACGCCACTGTAAATACGACAGGTAAATTAGTAGCTCCATACTTTATTTTTAAAAATCAAACTTTACAAGAAGATGATGTAACTAATGGCAATGAAATCCCGTTTTCAGGAGAATTTGAAATCCCGGTAAATGGAACCGAGGCTTCTGTTGATATAGAAGAAGTAGTCGGAAAGATTATGGGTCAAGAATATTTGGGGAAATTAACTTCTTGGAAGGTAATAAAAAATAATACTGAATGGAGTATAGATCTAAACGATACAAAAATAAACATAAGTGGAATAAAGAAGTCTGGTACTGAAACTATATCATTCAGTGCTATTGATGAAAAAAAGGTTTCTTATGTTATACATTTAACAATAAAAATTGGCGAAGTAAACCAACAGTAAAAGAAATCAAGTAAAAGGAGTTGAGTGTAGTTTGTTTACTCAATTTATTAGAAATCATGCAGTCCTATATCTATTACTTGCTTTCTTTCTTTTTTCTTTTGTGAATACTACAGAGGCATATGGAGTAGCTAATCACAAAAACGTGGTAGATGCAGGTAAGGGGCATCTAGTTGTATTAAAAGAAGATGGTAGTGTCTGGAATTGGGGAGACGGAACATATGGTCAATTAGGAATGGGGGCTTCAGGCTCTTCCAATATACCTTTACCCGTACAATTAACCGGAGGCAATCGGCTCTTAAATATTTCAGCAATTTCAGCGGGAGGAAACTTTACAATTGCACTTGATTCAGATGGACAACTGTGGAGCTGGGGACTAAATTCTTATGGCCAGTTGGGTCGTACTACTACTCCCGTAGATAAAAATCCGGGGGAAATTACTTTAGAGGATTCCAGTAGACCTAAAATTGTAGATATATCGGCAGGAGAAAATCATGTATTGGCAGTTGATGAGGCAGGAAATGTCTGGGCATGGGGGTATAGTTTTTATGGACAGCTGGGGAAAAAAACAGAATCTTACTTCAGTCCAATTCCAGAAAAAATTGCAGGCTTAGATAATGTTGCGGCTGTAGCAGCGGGGAAAGATCACTCAGTTGCATTAAAAAAAGATGGAACAGTATGGGCATGGGGTCGGAATACTTACGGCCAGCTAGGTCTGGGTGATTCAGCCAATGAAAATGTAATACCTAAACAAGTGACTGGACTGAGTAATATTATAGAAATCGCAGCAGGGGATGATCATACGTTAGCGTTGAAGCAAGACCGTACATCTTTATTAGCATGGGGACGTAATGTTACTGGCCAGATTGGTGATGGTGGATATGAAAATAAGTTGACGCCCTTCTTGGTAAAAGGAGTGAGTAATATTCGCTCAGTTGCAGCTGGTGATAATCACACAATTATTGTGAAAGACGACGGCACAGTCTGGCAATGGGGACGTAATACGAGTGGTATCCTGACTTCACAGACAGCACCTATTCAAATTCAAGGAATGTCTGATGCAGTAGCTATTGGTGGCGGAGGTTATCTGGACAGCTTCACACTAGCCGTGAAATCCGATGGCACCGTATGGCAGTGGGATAAAGCATCTTCAGACTCTACTACCAAACTACCAATCTTTAAAAAGGTATCCGGTATCGACGGTGTCATGAAACTAGACGAGTTCCCCTTCGTTCAAGGTGGACAAGTAAAGTTTAAATATATCGGAAACAGTCTGACTGAAGACGTGAAACTGAACGGAAGCTTTAATGATAATGTTGATCTGCAAATGGAACGCAAGCCAGGAAACGTTTGGGAACTGCAAGTCGAACTGCAACCCGGCCAATATGAATATGGCTTCCGCGTCAACGGGGAGTGGACAGTCGATCCGCTCAACCGCGATAAAATCATTGACGACTTCGGTCGGACATTCAGTGTGCTGAAAGTTGCTCCTTATGCAACTGTTGGCCCGATTATCGATCATAAAGAGGTAACGTTCACGTACAGCAGTTACGATTATAACAATCAGCTTGAATTAGATGCTCAGACAAAGTCTGTTTCTGTTAAGGGAAATTTCGGGGATGATTACCACTGGATCGAAATTCCGATGATCAAGCAGCCGAACAACACATGGAAAGTGTCCAGAACATTAAAGCCAAGAGATTACTTTTATTCATTTGTCGTGCGAGATAATGAAAGCGGGGCAGTTGCTGTAAAGCGCAATGATCCCTTGAATCCAAGCTTACAGACGGACACCCTGACGAACATTTCTCGAAATACATTTGTTGTAGCTGAAAATGTGCTGACGAAAATTCCTGTTGCGTCGATCACACTCAGCAAAGGACCTGAAATGGACTTAATCGTAGGTGAGCAATCTACGTTGACTGCAAGAATCAGCCCATCGAACGCAACAAATCAAAACGTTAACTGGTATTCGAGCAAACCGACTGTGGCGAGTGTGGAAGGTGGGAAAATCACTGCGCATTCCGCAGGAGAAACGACCATTGCGGTAACGTCTGTGGATGGTGGGAAGATTGCTAGCGTCACAGTTGTTGTGAAACGGCAAGACGGTGCAGTATCGTACCCACGCGTAGGGTATAAAACAGAGGATGACCGATTTAATGTGGAGCCTACAAAAGCCTGGAAAATTAACCTCAGCCAAGAACTGGACATTAAGACCTTTAATCCAGATTCTGTCTACATATTAAATGAGTCAGGCGTGAAGATTCCACTTGGTTATCAAGTTTCTAATAAAGGAACCACAATGGAAATTCGATTGCAGAATGGCTATCAGTACAAAAAAGGCGCTAACTATTATCTATTTATAGAAGATACAGTGAAGTCATCCAACGGTGCCAAATTGAAACAGAAGGTGCAGATGAAATTCCAGATTAAATTATAACTGCACAGCAAAAAGGAGTTGCCCCATATTGGGAGCAACTCCTTTTTATCATCATTTGATTGTAAATGTTTGCAGTAAAGACTGTTTCAAGAATTCCTTATTCTTCGTATTACCTTTGAATCGACGGTCGATATGCAAGGTGTACTGCTTTCCACGAATGTAAGCCTGTTGCGGTATGACATAAATCGTCTTCTCGTCACTACTCAATTGTAATGTAGTGGCTACGTTCTGATTGGTTGCATCATCTGTGACATAGATCAATCCGGAGTATAAGGCATCGCGGTCTACTCGAGCATTGAAATTAATGTTCAACACTTTATGCGTATCGTAAGAAGGTATATTTTTGCTCCAGTCAATTGCGGGCGCAGCTTCAAGTGCTGTGATCTGGCTGATTTGATTTCCTTTTATTACGACCGCATATAGCTCACCTGTTGGCGTCGAGATCTTGTCATTAGGTGTATATTTCGTCCAGTTTAGAATATCAGCAGGCGAAGCAGTAGCTATATATCTGTCTTTTAATTGTTTGTCACTTGATAGTGCGCTGCTTATGAATGAAATATCTTTACTGCTCGTTGTGTAATAAATTGTACCGGGCGTTTCCAGTAAAGCTAACTGCAGCGTATATGCCGCGCTGCCTGTTGCCGGCAAATTAATGAGCGGTGCACTCACATTGTCAACAAGGGCATACGTTCCAGGTTCATTAACCAGACTTGTAGTTGAGGTAGAAGTAGTTTCACTTGGTACGGCAACTGTGTATCCATCAACCAGTTTAGACAATGTCTTAGTTCCTGACTTTGGCAGCTTCAGTTCAATCGGCTGCATAAAGCGTGATAAGTTACCAAAGCTAATTTCATAGGGGCCGTTAGCCAGCGGTTGCTTCAATGTGAAAGTAAAGTGCCGGGATTCCATCACGTTACTGGCGGGAACATGGGCTTCCACTTTTTTATCTCTTGTTATAAATGTTACACCATGATCCTTTGCTGTCTCCACTTCAGTAGGACTTAATGAAACGGAAGGGGACAGTGATGTAAGCTCCGCGTATTTTTTAAGTGGCAGACTGCCGATCGAACTGCTGACGGCGTGCTTCACTGTAACAGTGTAGGTTTTCACAGTCGTATTATCTTCCGCTGAATTTTCTACACGATACGATTTGCGTTTGCCGTTCGAAAAGTCTGTTTTCACTTGTGGATTCGGTGTGACAGTTCCGATACTTGTAATGACAGGTGTTAAGCTATTTAAATTTATTGTTTTAGGTACAGTCACGTGGATTTCCCCAGCTTTATGATCGATGACACTAATAGCATCTACTTCTTTAAAGCTGAATGAAGTTATGAGTGCAGTAGGTTTTGCATCTTCAAAGATACTAACATTTACAGGAAGCGACGGCTGACTTTCGATACCGTTAACTGTTTGTGTGACGTAGTAGCCGGTGCCTGCTAAGACGTCTTTGAATGTTACAATCTCAGTATCTGTATTACTTTTATCTGCAATTATGGTATCCATGAGCTGACCGTAAGAATTGTATAGTTTTGCAGTTGTGATTAAGTAAGTATTGTGTAGTGAATCATGGTACTTCTTTAAGTTAACGGTTAATTTGCTGCCAAGTTTTTCGTAAGTCGGCTGACTGGTTTTTGGTGGAGCTACAATAATAGTACGATATTTAGTAGTTGCTTCTGCTCCGCGGAGCGCTTTAGCGGTGTATTTAATTTTATACGTATCAGGAGCAGGGAACTTTACTGCACTGAACTTAATTTTTTTCCCTCGTCTTTCTATGTTGTATATATAAGGATCAATTTGTACATCCTCATCTTGTGTTATATAAGATCCTTCTGGGGTTTTAACACGACCATCTGTTTCTATAATATTGCCTTTTTTTCTTCTGATAGTGCCGTCTTGCAATATAACGTTCTGATTTGGAGTTGTTATTTCACCATTAGCTACAATATTGCTTTCAGGATGAGTAAGTTCACCATTTGTCTGAACAATATTACCTGATGAATTCAACAGAGTAGCGGTTAAGTAAAGTTGTTTTTCTTTGCTTACTAGATAATCATCAGCTACTATGCCAGGGTCATCAAATTTTATAGAAGTTTCATTGGTATAGTAAGGCTTCATCTCTTCGTTAATGACATAAGATAGTTTTTCAGGACCAATTAATGTGATATGGGGTTTGTCGATGTCTACGATTTCCACTACATTGGACTGGCTACTTACTTGTCCATTTATTGTTTGAGTAACATAGTAAAAGCCAGGACTCACGTCAGTAAATACTTCAGTGGTTTGTTTCGACTTTAAAAATAATTGTTTCACTAATGTAGTTTGGGTGTCATTTATTTCATTGATTTTATATAATTTTAAATTATTTTGGAAAGCATCAGTCCCCGGGAAAATACCTTCTACACTTATTTCCCCGATGATTGCTTTGCTTCTGTAAATTGTAACTGGACGCGGTTTAACAGTAATAATTACTTTTTTTTCAATGGCTTCATTTCCAGCAATGTCTTTCAAATTATAATTGACTGTATAGTTGCCTGGAAATGTTATATCGACTTTTTGTCCACTTTTCACTAAAAGGGATTTCAAGGTTGAAGAATGATCGACGTTATCTTCGAAATTGTATTCAGGCTCTGTATAATTAGTGCCTACTTCTAACTCTATCTCTACTTTATTATCCTTCTCTCCCGTAAACTTAATTTCAGGCGAAGTAGTGTCCTTAACTACATATGGACTTCCTTTTTTACTTTTAATATTGTTTACTTCTTGTACCACGTAGTAGAGTTCATTAACTTTAACGTTTTTGAAGATAAATTCTTTCCCTATACTTGTTGGGTCGTTATCTACATCTATAATATCAATAGGCTGTAAAGTATCTAAAGAGACATCTTGATTTTTTACATGATAAAGTAATAATTTAGCTTTCTGGTAATTAGTTGTTACAACCAAATTACCGTCTATATGTTTTTCAATTGGGGAGTCACCATGTACTTCTTTAGTGTCTCTGACTTTTACACTCGCCAATTCCTCAGGTAAAACAGTTATTAATCGTTCTTTGGAATCTGATAAATTAGTGTTTTCACAATCAGTACCTGTG
This window of the Sporosarcina ureae genome carries:
- a CDS encoding pectate lyase-like adhesive domain-containing protein, whose amino-acid sequence is MKQIWKAAFALILLVSVLGAGLKADAAAKPGTAEPVEKKPYEYEFVVDENAIYNEFFGAKEMVITFDKNINPTIAFNDVYVEQIVEGKNIKVPIVLQSSVNGNKLTITFKNLEFVDYIDKEDFQLVIKQGTLYFDQLTDYKLPFKFYDLTPGFESVFVNVDNADKINNKIFKHNEPRNIKIQVPPLYITDIETIHRYNGVTDVKAPNLSNIDVIADPRATRLKVELGVDNQFERDLDRSTAGVNGFSMGQAGISDLLCKDTSILEENCEEYNPGDDFQLTAYSESGRKLETRNFKMQINDRQKDFKISDYVKADAKQFGKPISLYDLMATPTTLEKIMEGTQLSALNKLGLTYSVGNSIEVNNLEQLQMALANDKFKTIIINHDISVMSLLEDTLVIDRNVTIKGGKNTPKSTITGHVQLGKEKNRIIRLENLDINGVLTVNVGEEGIAILDEVSVTGTPGPSTQIISGGKDSVHLNNFISTGGIVVQNKQKLRIVTTNTTTEPLYIDYKAQAPVDLEIVSGTVHLNSDDELTLDNVFNVVADETHATVNTTGKLVAPYFIFKNQTLQEDDVTNGNEIPFSGEFEIPVNGTEASVDIEEVVGKIMGQEYLGKLTSWKVIKNNTEWSIDLNDTKINISGIKKSGTETISFSAIDEKKVSYVIHLTIKIGEVNQQ
- a CDS encoding Ig-like domain-containing protein; this encodes MFTQFIRNHAVLYLLLAFFLFSFVNTTEAYGVANHKNVVDAGKGHLVVLKEDGSVWNWGDGTYGQLGMGASGSSNIPLPVQLTGGNRLLNISAISAGGNFTIALDSDGQLWSWGLNSYGQLGRTTTPVDKNPGEITLEDSSRPKIVDISAGENHVLAVDEAGNVWAWGYSFYGQLGKKTESYFSPIPEKIAGLDNVAAVAAGKDHSVALKKDGTVWAWGRNTYGQLGLGDSANENVIPKQVTGLSNIIEIAAGDDHTLALKQDRTSLLAWGRNVTGQIGDGGYENKLTPFLVKGVSNIRSVAAGDNHTIIVKDDGTVWQWGRNTSGILTSQTAPIQIQGMSDAVAIGGGGYLDSFTLAVKSDGTVWQWDKASSDSTTKLPIFKKVSGIDGVMKLDEFPFVQGGQVKFKYIGNSLTEDVKLNGSFNDNVDLQMERKPGNVWELQVELQPGQYEYGFRVNGEWTVDPLNRDKIIDDFGRTFSVLKVAPYATVGPIIDHKEVTFTYSSYDYNNQLELDAQTKSVSVKGNFGDDYHWIEIPMIKQPNNTWKVSRTLKPRDYFYSFVVRDNESGAVAVKRNDPLNPSLQTDTLTNISRNTFVVAENVLTKIPVASITLSKGPEMDLIVGEQSTLTARISPSNATNQNVNWYSSKPTVASVEGGKITAHSAGETTIAVTSVDGGKIASVTVVVKRQDGAVSYPRVGYKTEDDRFNVEPTKAWKINLSQELDIKTFNPDSVYILNESGVKIPLGYQVSNKGTTMEIRLQNGYQYKKGANYYLFIEDTVKSSNGAKLKQKVQMKFQIKL
- a CDS encoding immunoglobulin-like domain-containing protein; this encodes MKKFFPAFMAFLLVFSTVGPLPGFAVDSTIFKITTQKNDGDDHSDVVVKIVDESKWENLTLFKEYVSDTGILFETITLSESSQEGTFKNVPAGEYKVTAKKATLEGEAPIYKEERFTIRPDKFLEEDFDSSIPRTITINNIGNADEIRLYSEPGGKFTKIDTNITTINVKNAGLYSLTRVRNGAESKKTLAFNIKPNNLNITTIGHYRGLDSKGNARVTGVKEGNKINVSKVGDLTYSPEIKVIGSTVDIINLSYGEYKVSQEENGIDSDATTFIIENRQTPNITLKGEVNMEMIHSTSNPLKNKYNEPGYVIKNKNDVESPATHKENLTCEDSGINVKVNLDFTSSKKTKLDGDGSELTPGIYQVKYTGTDCENTNLSDSKERLITVLPEELASVKVRDTKEVHGDSPIEKHIDGNLVVTTNYQKAKLLLYHVKNQDVSLDTLQPIDIIDVDNDPTSIGKEFIFKNVKVNELYYVVQEVNNIKSKKGSPYVVKDTTSPEIKFTGEKDNKVEIELEVGTNYTEPEYNFEDNVDHSSTLKSLLVKSGQKVDITFPGNYTVNYNLKDIAGNEAIEKKVIITVKPRPVTIYRSKAIIGEISVEGIFPGTDAFQNNLKLYKINEINDTQTTLVKQLFLKSKQTTEVFTDVSPGFYYVTQTINGQVSSQSNVVEIVDIDKPHITLIGPEKLSYVINEEMKPYYTNETSIKFDDPGIVADDYLVSKEKQLYLTATLLNSSGNIVQTNGELTHPESNIVANGEITTPNQNVILQDGTIRRKKGNIIETDGRVKTPEGSYITQDEDVQIDPYIYNIERRGKKIKFSAVKFPAPDTYKIKYTAKALRGAEATTKYRTIIVAPPKTSQPTYEKLGSKLTVNLKKYHDSLHNTYLITTAKLYNSYGQLMDTIIADKSNTDTEIVTFKDVLAGTGYYVTQTVNGIESQPSLPVNVSIFEDAKPTALITSFSFKEVDAISVIDHKAGEIHVTVPKTINLNSLTPVITSIGTVTPNPQVKTDFSNGKRKSYRVENSAEDNTTVKTYTVTVKHAVSSSIGSLPLKKYAELTSLSPSVSLSPTEVETAKDHGVTFITRDKKVEAHVPASNVMESRHFTFTLKQPLANGPYEISFGNLSRFMQPIELKLPKSGTKTLSKLVDGYTVAVPSETTSTSTTSLVNEPGTYALVDNVSAPLINLPATGSAAYTLQLALLETPGTIYYTTSSKDISFISSALSSDKQLKDRYIATASPADILNWTKYTPNDKISTPTGELYAVVIKGNQISQITALEAAPAIDWSKNIPSYDTHKVLNINFNARVDRDALYSGLIYVTDDATNQNVATTLQLSSDEKTIYVIPQQAYIRGKQYTLHIDRRFKGNTKNKEFLKQSLLQTFTIK